ATCAGCGCGGGCTTCAGCATCGCCGCGGCACTGCTCGGTGCGGTACTGCTGCGCACCCGCAGGCCTTCTGCGATCGAACAACCGGTAACAACGGCGATCGCGAACGAGTGAATCGAGGCGGCGGCGGGTCACGATGCCGCATATTTCCAGACGGATTCCTACCGTTCGTGATCGGCAATGACGCCGCTTTGAAGGGCGCGTTCGACCAAAAACATGCGTTTATGGTTCGGTGGCAGGGTTTCGACCTGGAATATTTGGAACAATGTTCGCATATGCGTCTTGACCGTGGAGACGCTCAGGCACAGATCGTGGGCAATCTGACAGTTCGACGCGGGGTACGAGTACGGAGTGCGAGCGTCGTACGGGCGACATAGTGCCTCGAGAATCGAATACTGGGCGTCGGTCAGTAAATTCCGGGTAGGCAGGGGGGCCTGGCTGATCGTTATTTCAGCTTCGGACGGATGGTCGTCCCGGAAAATGAACATCGACTTCCCGACGCGAATCGTATCGCCGGAGCGAAGTTTACGCCGCCCTCCGACGCGTTCGCCGTTGACGAAGGTCCCGTTCTTCGACAGCCCGTCGTCGATAATGACCCAGGAGTCGCACACCCGCTCGACAATGGCGTGCAGACGCGAAGCCGTCGCGTCGGCGGCCACGATTATGTCGGCTGCGCCCGACCGTCCGATTGTCACACTGGGCACGTCGCGATCCAGGGGAATCTCACGCCACGTTCCATGGCCGATCTGCTGGGCCAGCGTGGAACCACCGGCTGACTGCTGCCACGTGGGCCGGCCTGCCAGGGAATACAGTCCGCGATACAGGGTCTGTGATCCGTTTGACGTAGCCATCGTTTTTCTTTCCACATCGGAGTACGTCGTGAACTGCGGGAACTGATTCGCATCTCTCAGGGTGCGCCTTCCTGGCACAGATCACACGAGAAATCGACTACTTCGGTGCGCGAGCGTGCCTGCTCGTCCCCGCGGGAGTGCTGCGGACCCGTCGGTCGACGCCGACCGAACAACCGGAAAGCTGCGCGATCGTGAATGGGTCAATGAGCCGGCGAGGGGCCACGATGGACGGATGACAGTGACCATCCGGCCACGAACCGCCGCCGACCTCGACGGCTGTGCCACGGCCTTGCGGAAAGTACACGAGGTCGACGGGTACCCGGCACAGTGGCCCGCGAACCCCGTGGGCTGGTTGTCTCCGTCAAAGCTCATCGCGGCCCGCATCGCCGAGCAGGGCGGAGCGGTGATCGGGCACGTCGGAATCGGCGCTGGTGGGGAAATGCCGCCGACCGTGCGGGACATGGCGGGCTCAGCGGAAATCGCCTCGGTCATTCGATTTTATGTCGTACCGGAGGCTCGCCGCGCAGGAGTGGGCTCACGTCTGCTCTCGGCGGGCGTGCGGATGGCCGAAATGCGCGGGCAACGGGCTGCGCTCACAGTGGAATCCGACGGTGCGGCGGCGATCGCTTTGTACGAACGACACGGGTGGCGACGCGTGCACAGTGGGCCCAGCGGGTGGCGCACCGCCGATGGACGAGAGGCCTGGGTGCACTACTACGTCAGCCTGTGAATGGGCCGGTCCGACCGAGGACCTATCCGCCGGGATCGTCTCGCCGCCTCGGCAAAACCCATGCGAACTGGTACTGCCGCGTCAAGCGCGGGGGTGGGCTTGGTCGTGCACCTTCTTGAGGCGCTCGATGGAGACGTGGGTGTAGAGCTGGGTGGTGGCCATGCTGGCGTGGCCGAGGAGTTCCTGAACTACGCGAAGATCGGCGCCACCCTCGAGCAGGTGGGTCGCGGCGGTGTGACGCAGGCCGTGCGGGCCCATGTCGGGGGCGCCGGAGATGGCCGAGAGCACCTCGTGCACAACGGTTCTGGCCTGACGCTGATCGAGGCGCCTGCCGCGACGGCCGAGCAAGAGCGCGCGGCCGGACTCGGTGGTGACGAAGGTGGGACGCCCGTGCTGAAGCCAGTTTCCGACAGCCTCGTCGGCAGGTAGGCCGAACGGCGCCGATCGCTCTTTGTTGCCTTTGCCGAGCACGCGAACCACGTGTCGCTCGCGGTCGACGTCATCGACATCCAGCCCGCACAGCTCGCTGACCCGGATGCCGGTGGCGTACAGCAGTTCGACGATCAACCGATCCCGCAGAGCCATCGGATCATGCTGGGCAGCACCGGATTCCGCGGCATCCATGGCGCCGATGGCCTGCTGGCGACCGAGCACGGCGGGAAGAACGCGGTGGGCTTTCGGCGAACCCAGTCGTAAGCCGGGATCGACGGACAATCGCCCGGTCCGGGTGAGCCAGGCGGTAAAGGTGCGCGCCGAGGAGGCCCGCCGCGCCATCGTCGTCCGCGCCGCACCCGCCGCCGCCTGCTGCGCCAACCACGACCGCAACAGCAGCAAATCGAGCTCGCGAATCGCTGAATCCGCCGACCGCGTATACAAGTGGCCCAGCAGCGACCGCGCATCCCCCAGGTACGCCCGCACCGTATGCTCCGAGCGATTCTGCCCGAGTCGCAGATATCTGCCGTACTCCACCAGGAGGGCTTCCAGATCGTCGGGCAGTTGCTCCATCTTTCCACCGTCCCGACGACCGCCCGGGTTGGCAAGCCACCGCGCCGAATCGCGAGTCATCTCCGGTGCCCCGCTCGACGCCAACCGCTTTCGTCGGCGGTGACCAGCCCCGCCAATTCGAGGGCGGGCAGGGCTGCACGGACTGTGGGAAGGGGCAACCCGCAATGCTGGGCCAGTTCGAGCGGCACCCGCGAGCCCGCCGTAGGGAGTGCGGCGAAGACCAATGCCTCATCGCCGGTGAGACCGTCCTCCAGGTTGTAGGTCGGCCTCGCGGCGCCGGGGAGGGACAGTCGGAGCGGACCCGCTTCGTCGACGACCTCCTCGGCGCGGGTGACCAGAAGGGCTTCGCCATCGCGGATCATGCGGTGACAGCCCACGGACACGACCGAAGTGACCGGGCCGGGCACCGCCAAAGCCGGGCGGCTCAGGCGGCGCGCCCATTTGACGGTGTTGCGGGCGCCGCTGCGCAGTCCCGCCTCGACGACCAGCACGCCGTCGGCGAGGGCTGCGATCAGGCGGTTCCGAGCCAGGAATTGATGCTTGTGCGCGGTGGCCCCGGGCGGATACTCGCTGACCACCAGGCCGGATTCCGCGATATCAGCCAGAAGCCGCTCGTGCTGGGCCGGGTAGGGACGGTCGATGCCGCACGCCAGCACCGCGATCGTCGAGCCCTCGACCGCGAGCGCCGCCCGATGTGCCATGCTGTCGATTCCGAAGGCCGCGCCCGAGACGATGGTCCACCCCTGCGCGGCGAGATCGCCCGCGATTTCCCCCGTGACCCGGTTGCCATAGCCGGTGCTGCACCGCGCGCCGACCACCGCCAGAGCGCGTTCGCTCGACTCCAACAGTGAGCGTGGACCACGCACCCACAGCACTAGCGGCACGGCCCCGTCACGATCCCGGCCCGGTTCGAGCTGCCCGAGACCGAGCATGCGCCACGCCGGCCACTCCGGGTCGTCCGGCGTGACCACCCGTCCACCGATACGCTCGATCGACTCCAGATCCCGCGCCGCGACATCGATCTCCCGCCGCTGCGCCGTCGGCCCGCGCAGCGACTCGGGCAACGCACACTCCCGAACGGCGCGTGCCGCCTCGACCACCCCGGCCGAGTCGATCAACGCCGACAGCGGCGCACACGGCCCCTGCACCACCCGCGACAGATACACCCACGCCAATCTCCGCGCATCCGCTTCGCCAGAGGCCGGGCGGGAACGGCTTCCCGACACTCGCACCCCTCCGGGCATCGCGTCACCCACACTGCCCTTCCCGGCCGACGGCGCCGCACTCATTGCGCACCCCGCTGTCGGAAGTTCAATGCCGCCAGCACATCCTGCACCGACGGACGCTCACCGCCACGCAGGTCGCAGATGGTCCATGCGACACGGATCGCGCGGTCGGCGCCGCGAGCGGACATCCGACCGAGACGCAAGGCGCTCTCGACGGGAACGAGCGATTCCCGCGGCAGCCGGAACCGTTGACGCAGGATATGGCCCGGGACCTCGGCGTTCGTGAGCCACCCGTAGTCGCGCCAACGCTCGGCGGCGGCGCGGCGGGCGACCGCTACCCGGCCGCGGACCACCTCGCTGTTCTCGGCCTCGTCGGTGCTGAACGCGGCACCGGACTGCCCGTGCATCTGCACCCAGATGTCGATCCGGTCCATCAGGGGGCCGGACAGCTTGCCGAGGTAGCGGCGGCGGGCGAGCGGCGCGCAGATGCAGTCGACCTCGCGGGCAGGAGCGCACGGGCACGGATTCGCGGCGAGAACGAGCTGGAATCGGGCCGGGTACCGCGCCACGCCGTCGCGCCGAGCGATCCGTACTTCCCCTTCCTCCAACGGTGTTCGCATTGCCTCGAGCACCTTCGTACCGATCTCGGCGCATTCGTCGAGGAACAGCACACCTCGGTGGGCTCGGCTCACCGCGCCAGGACGGGCGGTCCCCGAGCCACCGCCGATCATCGCGGTCACCGACGTCGAGTGGTGCGGAGCGACGAACGGCGGCGCCGTGACCAGCGGGTGCTCGCCGGAGAGCGTGCCGGCCATCGAATGGATCGCGGTCACCTCCAGCGCCTCGGTCTCCGTGAGCGGCGGCAGCAGGCCGGGGAGACGTTGTGCCAACATGGTTTTCCCGATTCCGGGTGGGCCGGTCAGCAACAGGTGGTGCCCGCCCGCCGCGGCCACCTCCAGCGCCCACCGCGCTTCGTCCTGCCCCACCACCTCGCTGAGGTCGCCGCCATGGCGAACGGTGTCGGGCGGGGCACCGCTCGGTTCGGCGAGCATCGCTTCGCCGCGCAGCCAGGCCACCACCGCACGCAGACTGCTCGCCCCGAAGACCTCGATGCCGGCGACCAGCCCGGCCTCGGCCATGGCCGGTTCCGGAACCACGACGGTCGACCAGCCCGCCCGCCGCGCAGCGATCACGGCAGGAAGAATGCCACGCACCCGCCGCACCCGTCCGTCCAGCGCGAGCTCGCCGAGCAGCACCGTCTTCGCGAGCCGGTCGGCGGGGACGGCGCCGGACGCGTCGAGCACCGCGACCGCCAACGCCACGTCGTACACGCTGCCTATCTTCGGCAGCGTGGCGGGGGAGAGCGCGAGAATCACCCTGCCGTCCGGCCACTTCTCTCCCGAGTTCGCCACCGCGGACCGTACCCTGTCGCGGGATTCCTGCAACGCGGTGTCCGGCAGACCGACCAGGTGTACGGACGGCAGACCCTGCCCGATGTCGGCCTCGATCTCGACCAGCAGGCCGTCGACGCCGGTGACCGCGACCGAATGCGCCCGACCGAGCGCCATTCAGAACACCGCCTCTAGGTGGTCGATCACCGGCTGGTGCCCGCGCGTCACCAGCACGGACACCACGTCGAACCGGATACGCCGCCAGGGACCGTCCTGCTCGGCCAGCCACAGCAAGGCGAGCCGTCGAATGCGCTGTCGCTTGGTGAAGGTGACCGACTCGGCCGGGGTACCGAAGCCGAGGCCGGAACGGGTCTTGACTTCCACGAACGCGGTCACGTCCCGGTCGCGTGCGATCAGATCCAGCTCGCCGTACCGGCACCGCCAGTTCCTGGCGACGATCTCCATCCCCGCGGCGCGGAGAAACTCCGCCGCCAGCTCTTCCCCATGTGCGCCGAGCGCCTGTTTGTCTGTCACCCGGCCAGAATGCTCCGGGAAGAAATCAGGTCAGGGTCGCCGACCTGGGAAAACACAAAACCTGTTGATAACCGCCCGCCTGTGCGGAACTACCGGCCGTCACTCCGGCAGCCGCAGATCCGGCTTCTCCAGCTCCTCGATGTTGACGTCCTTGAAGGTGATCACCCGGACGTGCTTGACGAAGCGGGCCGGCCGATACATGTCCCACACCCACGCGTCGCTCATCCGCACCTCGAAATACACCTCGCCGTCCGCGTTCTGTGGCCGCAGCTCCACGGAGTTGGCCAGGTAGAAGCGGCGCTCGGTCTCCACCACGTACGAAAACTGACCGACGATGTCCTTGTACTCGCGATACAGCGAGAGTTCCATCTCGGTTTCGTACTTCTCGAGGTCCTCGGCACTCATCGGGTGGGACGTCCTCCTTCTCGCCGCACTGCGTCGTGTGTTGACATCATCGCGCATGGGCGGCGTCGGTAGCCACTCGGCTACCGGTACGCCCGTTCTGGAACTCCTCGGACAGACTCTCGTCGAGGCCACCCGCGAGCACCGCGTCGGCGTCGTCGTCAGCCGCCGCGACCGGCCGCAACCCCGCTGCCTCGCGTACGTTGCGCCAGGACCGGCGATGCTCGCTGCACGGTCCGAGGCGGTTCAGGGCGGCGATGTGCTCGGGCGTGTTGTACCCCTTGTGCATCGCGAACCCGTAGCCGGGCATCCGCTCGTCGAGCTCGACCATCATACGATCCCTGGTGACCTTCGCCAGGATGCTGGCCGCCGCGATACAGGCCGCCGTCGCGTCCCCTCCGATCACCGGCAGCGAGGGCACCGGGAGGCCTGCCACCCGGAACCCGTCCGTGAGCACGTAGCCCGGCGGCCTACCGAGCCCGGCTACGGCCCGGCGCATGCCCTCGATATTGGCGACATGGATGCCGATCGAGTCGATCTCCCAGGCCGGGACGACAACGACCTTGTAGGCCAGCGCCAGCCGGGTGATCAGCGGATACAACTCCTCGCGGGTGGCCTCGGTGAGCTTCTTGGAGTCGTCGAGCCCGGACAGCTTGTCATAAGCCTTGGGGGCGAGCAGACACGCGGCCACCACCAGCGGTCCCGCACAGGGGCCACGGCCCGCCTCGTCCACCCCCGCGACGGGCCCCAGACCGCTGCGAATCAACGCCGCCTCGAGCGTGCGCAAACCACCTGCCCTGCGCATCACCACGCGCGGCGGCCACCCGTTACCCATCGGCACTCGAACTTGCCCCACCATCCAATTATGCTGCGCCCGCAGGCGGATCAATTCGTCTGGGGATCCTGCGAGCGCACCGGTCCGATCCGACCGGGCGGCCAGATCTTGAACACTGCCTTGCCCCGGACGTTGTCGACGGGGACGGTGCCCTGCAGTTCGTCGGTGATGTGGGCGCGGGAGTCGGCGGACTGGTTGCGGTTGTCGCCCATCACCCACAGATGCCCCTCGGGTACCTTCACGGGCTTGAACTCGCGTCCGCCGCCGGAGCTGTAGGGCTGGCCCGGCACGTACGGGTAGATGTAGCGGGCGTACGACTCGTCCAGCGGCTTGCCGTCGACCATGACCCGCCCCTGTGCGTCACAGCACTGCACGGTCTGGCCTCCGACTGCGATCACACGCTTGACCAGATCGTTCTCGTCCGGCGGCACCAGGCCGAAGAAGGAGAAGAAGTTCTGCACGCCGCGGATCGCCGGGTTGTCCGAGCGGATCGACTTGTAGAGGTTGTTCCACGAGGACGGACCGACGAACACGACCACGTCGCCCGGCTTCGGGTCGCCCCAGTAGTAGCTCAGTTTCTGCACGTAGATCCGGTCACCGGTGCATCCGGCGCAGCCGTGCAGTGTGGTTTCCATCGACTCCGACGGAATCACGTACGGCCTGCCGACGAAGGTGACCATCAGCGCGGCGATCACCGCGGCGATCACAATGAGGATCGGCAATTCCTGCCAGAACGGCCGCTGCTTCTTCTTCGCTCGCCGCCTGGTGCGGCGTCCCCCTGCTCCCTCGTCGCCCGATTCGGACACCGATACCGACCCACTTTCGTCTGCCACGCCGAACAGATTAGCCCGGCATCCTGACTGCGGTCCGGTGCCGGGCTAAGGAAGATCTGTTGTGCCGAAAAGCTAGTTCAGCGCTTTTCCTTGATCTTGGCGGCCTTGCCGCGCAGGTCGCGCAGGTAGTACAGCTTGGCGCGGCGGACGTCACCGCGGGTCACGACATCGATGTGGTCGATGTTCGGGCTGTGCACCGGGAAGGTGCGCTCCACGCCGACACCGAACGACACCTTACGGACCGTGAAGGTCTCGCCGATGCCACCACCCTGGCGGCGGATCACGACGCCCTTGAAGACCTGGATGCGCTCCTTCGAGCCTTCGATGACCTTCACGTGCACATTCAGCGTGTCGCCCGGTCGGAAGTCGGGGACGTCGCTGCGCAGCGACTTCTCGTCGACGAAGTCAAGGGTGTTCATTTCCATCCTTCTGGTTTCGCGCGAACAGAGGAACCTGGCGGCGCTGGGTGTGCTCGGCCGGTTCATGCTCCGGTTTAGGGGGGTGCGCCGGGTCGACAAACGCCCAGGGCAACCTGCTCATTGTGCCAGATCGGCCGGGCACTGAAAAATCGGCCCCGCCGACGTCGGGCTCACCTTCGTCAGGCTGCGCCCAGCGGTGCACGGCCGCGGCGAGTCGTTCCCACTCGGCCGCGCCGGGTCCGGTCAGCGGTTCGGTTTACTGGAAACCGCGTCGGCGTGCGGCGCGGACGACGAGTTCAGCGTGTCCTGGTCGTGCCAGAGCGAGTGGTGGTGATGATGTGGAGCCGGCGGCGCGGACACCACCGTGCGGGTGAGTTCCGCCTCGGCGGCCGTGCGGACATGCTCGACATCCGGCTTTCCCGCGATCAGGTCCTGCACGAAGATTTTGGCCCGGATCACCGGACGGCGGTAGCGGCGTTCCCGGACGATGGACCGGTACATCAAGCGTCTGCGGTCGGTGTAGCGCCAGCGCGCCCACGGTGCGCCCGGACGGCTCAGCCGCAGCGCGCCGACGAACAGCAACGGCAGGAAGAACATGCCGAACAGGCCGGTCCAGATCTTGCCCTTGACGATGACGATGGCGGCCAGCGCCAGGTTCACCACCGCGAACACGACGACGAAGACCCGGGTCTCGGTGCTGGGATCGTGCCGGAAGTCGTTGATGTCCAGCAACCAGAGCGGGTGAAAACCCAGCAACAGCAACCCCGTCACCGCGAGCGCGACGAACACCGCGTCCACCGAGGTGCGCCCCTGTTTCTCCCAGTACACGTCGCGCAGGTAGAAGATCAGCGCGAACTCGTCGAGGACCAGCGCGGCGCCGATGCCGAAAGCGGTGGCGAGCAGCCCGGCCGTCGCCGTGTTCGCACTCTGGTAGACGGTGACCATGCCGATGCCGGACGCCAGCACCAGAATCACCCCGAACACCATGTGGTGGATGTGGGTGTCACCCGCCCGCAGGTTGCCCGGCCACCAGCGCACCCGCGCGCGGATCAGCCGCACGCTGAGGCGGATGAACAGGAACCCGACGATGAACCCGAGGAGCAAGCACAGCAGAGGCAGCCGTCCTTGGTCGATCACTTCCTCGTCGAGCCACCGTCGCATGGCTGCCTACTCTCTCCGAACACCTGACTACTGGCCGAAACCGGCCCTACG
The DNA window shown above is from Nocardia sp. NBC_01730 and carries:
- a CDS encoding GNAT family N-acetyltransferase, giving the protein MTVTIRPRTAADLDGCATALRKVHEVDGYPAQWPANPVGWLSPSKLIAARIAEQGGAVIGHVGIGAGGEMPPTVRDMAGSAEIASVIRFYVVPEARRAGVGSRLLSAGVRMAEMRGQRAALTVESDGAAAIALYERHGWRRVHSGPSGWRTADGREAWVHYYVSL
- the dprA gene encoding DNA-processing protein DprA gives rise to the protein MPGGVRVSGSRSRPASGEADARRLAWVYLSRVVQGPCAPLSALIDSAGVVEAARAVRECALPESLRGPTAQRREIDVAARDLESIERIGGRVVTPDDPEWPAWRMLGLGQLEPGRDRDGAVPLVLWVRGPRSLLESSERALAVVGARCSTGYGNRVTGEIAGDLAAQGWTIVSGAAFGIDSMAHRAALAVEGSTIAVLACGIDRPYPAQHERLLADIAESGLVVSEYPPGATAHKHQFLARNRLIAALADGVLVVEAGLRSGARNTVKWARRLSRPALAVPGPVTSVVSVGCHRMIRDGEALLVTRAEEVVDEAGPLRLSLPGAARPTYNLEDGLTGDEALVFAALPTAGSRVPLELAQHCGLPLPTVRAALPALELAGLVTADESGWRRAGHRR
- the lepB gene encoding signal peptidase I — encoded protein: MADESGSVSVSESGDEGAGGRRTRRRAKKKQRPFWQELPILIVIAAVIAALMVTFVGRPYVIPSESMETTLHGCAGCTGDRIYVQKLSYYWGDPKPGDVVVFVGPSSWNNLYKSIRSDNPAIRGVQNFFSFFGLVPPDENDLVKRVIAVGGQTVQCCDAQGRVMVDGKPLDESYARYIYPYVPGQPYSSGGGREFKPVKVPEGHLWVMGDNRNQSADSRAHITDELQGTVPVDNVRGKAVFKIWPPGRIGPVRSQDPQTN
- the rplS gene encoding 50S ribosomal protein L19, whose translation is MNTLDFVDEKSLRSDVPDFRPGDTLNVHVKVIEGSKERIQVFKGVVIRRQGGGIGETFTVRKVSFGVGVERTFPVHSPNIDHIDVVTRGDVRRAKLYYLRDLRGKAAKIKEKR
- a CDS encoding tyrosine recombinase XerC; this encodes MEQLPDDLEALLVEYGRYLRLGQNRSEHTVRAYLGDARSLLGHLYTRSADSAIRELDLLLLRSWLAQQAAAGAARTTMARRASSARTFTAWLTRTGRLSVDPGLRLGSPKAHRVLPAVLGRQQAIGAMDAAESGAAQHDPMALRDRLIVELLYATGIRVSELCGLDVDDVDRERHVVRVLGKGNKERSAPFGLPADEAVGNWLQHGRPTFVTTESGRALLLGRRGRRLDQRQARTVVHEVLSAISGAPDMGPHGLRHTAATHLLEGGADLRVVQELLGHASMATTQLYTHVSIERLKKVHDQAHPRA
- a CDS encoding YraN family protein, yielding MTDKQALGAHGEELAAEFLRAAGMEIVARNWRCRYGELDLIARDRDVTAFVEVKTRSGLGFGTPAESVTFTKRQRIRRLALLWLAEQDGPWRRIRFDVVSVLVTRGHQPVIDHLEAVF
- a CDS encoding FHA domain-containing protein; protein product: MPSVTIGRSGAADIIVAADATASRLHAIVERVCDSWVIIDDGLSKNGTFVNGERVGGRRKLRSGDTIRVGKSMFIFRDDHPSEAEITISQAPLPTRNLLTDAQYSILEALCRPYDARTPYSYPASNCQIAHDLCLSVSTVKTHMRTLFQIFQVETLPPNHKRMFLVERALQSGVIADHER
- a CDS encoding YifB family Mg chelatase-like AAA ATPase codes for the protein MALGRAHSVAVTGVDGLLVEIEADIGQGLPSVHLVGLPDTALQESRDRVRSAVANSGEKWPDGRVILALSPATLPKIGSVYDVALAVAVLDASGAVPADRLAKTVLLGELALDGRVRRVRGILPAVIAARRAGWSTVVVPEPAMAEAGLVAGIEVFGASSLRAVVAWLRGEAMLAEPSGAPPDTVRHGGDLSEVVGQDEARWALEVAAAGGHHLLLTGPPGIGKTMLAQRLPGLLPPLTETEALEVTAIHSMAGTLSGEHPLVTAPPFVAPHHSTSVTAMIGGGSGTARPGAVSRAHRGVLFLDECAEIGTKVLEAMRTPLEEGEVRIARRDGVARYPARFQLVLAANPCPCAPAREVDCICAPLARRRYLGKLSGPLMDRIDIWVQMHGQSGAAFSTDEAENSEVVRGRVAVARRAAAERWRDYGWLTNAEVPGHILRQRFRLPRESLVPVESALRLGRMSARGADRAIRVAWTICDLRGGERPSVQDVLAALNFRQRGAQ
- a CDS encoding ribonuclease HII; its protein translation is MGNGWPPRVVMRRAGGLRTLEAALIRSGLGPVAGVDEAGRGPCAGPLVVAACLLAPKAYDKLSGLDDSKKLTEATREELYPLITRLALAYKVVVVPAWEIDSIGIHVANIEGMRRAVAGLGRPPGYVLTDGFRVAGLPVPSLPVIGGDATAACIAAASILAKVTRDRMMVELDERMPGYGFAMHKGYNTPEHIAALNRLGPCSEHRRSWRNVREAAGLRPVAAADDDADAVLAGGLDESLSEEFQNGRTGSRVATDAAHAR
- a CDS encoding DUF2469 domain-containing protein, giving the protein MSAEDLEKYETEMELSLYREYKDIVGQFSYVVETERRFYLANSVELRPQNADGEVYFEVRMSDAWVWDMYRPARFVKHVRVITFKDVNIEELEKPDLRLPE